The region CGCACCTCGACAGGGTCGAGCTGCGCATACGACGCGAGCAGATGACCCTGCTCGGGGCCGGTCTCGACCGCTTCGCTCATCTGCTGAACCGCCAGTGCCACCACCGAGGCCAGCGCCGTTGACAGCATGATAAAGCCTCGCATGTTCACCCCTCAGGGGACGATCGGAGATGGTTGAACATCGAGGAACGCATCGTAGTTGGGGGGGGCGTGTCAACGGGTCTGGCGGCCATTCACCACCGCCTGCCGGCGAAGTTGACCCGCGCTCAGGATCCCTTCACTCGGATCATGCCCGCAGCGCGAGTGGCCAGGCGGCGCGCCGCCTCTGCCGTGCGCCCACGCGCCAGCACCACACCCATGCGTCGAAATCGCCGCGCGATGGGCTTGCCAAAGAGTCGCACTTCCACCCCTGGCAGCGCCAGGGCCTTCTCAACCCCGTGATAGCGCGGCGTGGCGCTCGACTCTGTCGCTGAGCCCGCGCGACGCCCTCGGAGGGAACGGCGCGACAGCTTTGCACCGTCGGCGGAAGCACCCGGAACCGAATCGAGCGTCGCAAGAATGACCGCGCTCGCGGTCGGCGGGCCGTACGCGATGCGCGGGATGGGCAGGCCGAGAATCGCGCGAAGGTGCAGATCGAACTCGCTCAGGTCCTGCGACGCGAGCGTAACCATGCCGGTGTCATGTGGTCGAGGCGAGAGTTCGCTGAAGATCACGCGATCGCCGGCGACGAAGAACTCCACGCCGAAGAGTCCCGCGCCTTGCGGGCCGGCAATGCGGTCGGTGATGCGCTTCGCCATGCGCTCGGCCGCTCGCACAAGTCGCGGAGGCATGGGACAGGGCATCCAGCTTTCCTGATAGTCGCCGCGCTCCTGTCGATGCCCGATCGGCCGAACGAAGAGCGTGCGCCCGCGCCGCTGCTTGATCGTGAGCAGCGTGATCTCGTAGTCGAAGTCAATGAACTCTTCCGCGATCACGACCGCCTTGTCACCGCGCATGCCCTCGATGGCGTACCGCCATGCCGCGTCGATCTCGCTTGCTCGTCGCACGACTGACTGCCCCTTGCCGGAACTCGACATGACCGGCTTGATCACGCATGGAAGGCCGATTGGACCGTGCCCCCGCGCTGTACGCCGAGTCTGGCCCGGCGGCACTCGTGCCGAAGCCACGGCGCCGGCAGCGCGTCGCGCCCGGCCCGGCATTCGCCCATCGCCGGGGCCGTCAGAGCCAAGAATGATCGACTCAAGTTCCTCTGCGCTCGTCGCATAGCCATATCGCGCCGTGGGGAGTCGAAGCTCGCGCGCCGCGACCTCGCGAATCGCATCTCGATTCATGGTCAGGTGCGCGGCCATGGCACTCGGGACAACCGCGACTCCGCGGCGCTCGAGGTCGAGGAGCGCCTCGGTTCGAATGGCCTCGATCTCGGGAACCACGAAGTCCGGCGCATGGGTCGCCACCACCCGCCGAATCTCGGCGCCGTCGAGCATGTCGACCACTTCGGATGCATCCGCCACCTGCATGGCCGGTGCTCCGGCATAGCGATCGACGGCGATCACCCGACACCCGAGGCGCTTCGCGCTGATGGCGAACTCCTTGCCGAGCTCGCCCGAGCCCAGCAGCAGCAGCGTGCGCGGCAGGGCGCTGGTGGTGGTCGAGGGATGTGCCGCCCGGCCCCTCACGCGGTCCCCGCGACTCGCGCCCCCCGATCGCCTTGATGTGGCCCGTTTGCCCTTCATGGACACTCCTCAAGTGATTGAAGCGCGATGCCGTTCTCCGCGGAACCGACATCCCCGCTTCCGCGCTCCTGGATACCGCGCGTTCGATGCACGCCCGACACCCTCACGCCGCGCGGGCGGGCTCCGCGTCGGACGCCATCAAGTCTTCGTGTTCGAGAGATGTCGACCACAGTAGCCGACGACCACTTGTCGCGTCTCCGGGTCGCGGAACCAGTGAATCGAGATGCAGGTGTTGGGGTTCCGCGATCCCAGCGTCCAGTGAAGCTCGAAGAGCCGCTTCTCACCCGCATAGTCGAACATGTACTCGCTTCCATAGCGGATCGCGGCGGTCTGTGAGATCGGCTTCTCGCCATAGCCCTTCTCCTCAAGCAGCGAGGCGAAGGAGCGCCCAAGCAAGCCGTTGGCGTCGCGCCATCGCTTGGCCGCGTCAGCCAGCGCCGAGAGCAGTTCGAACGCCTCATCGGGCCGTTTGAAGGGCGAGTCGGCCGCCGACTCATGGGCTGAATCGAGGAAGAGAAGAGGCGCATCGCCGCCACCCGCAAAGAGACGATCCGCCTCGGCCACCGCATCGGCCACACTTTCGAAGCGGCTTGCTTTGGGGGGCGATGAGTCATCGCCATCATCATCGACCTCGGACTCGGGGAGCAGTGCCACTCCCTCGCGCTCTCGCCGCAGCGAGTCACGAAAGCGTTGAAGCCGTCGTTGCAGTTTCGACGCGCCGGCCGCCGAGACAACATCGTCGATCCGCATCCATTGATCGATGCGAATGGCGAGTTGGTCGAGCGCGACCAACTCTCGTAGCGCCGCGTGAGCCCGATCCTGGAGTGAGCAACATCCAATAGTGCGCGGTCCCGTGGCCAAGGGTCCGAGCAGGATTGCCGAGACGGCGCACCTGACCATGCATTGTGCTTCCGCGACGAGCTTGACCGCCTCGGCCAGCCGTTCGCGGGCCTGGCCCTTCACCTTGACGAGCGAGTCAACCGAACGCGGCAGCGACTTCAGTTCGTCGGCAACGATCTCCATGCTCAGCCTGAGGGCCGCATAGGCTCGCTCGGTGTTGACGAGCAGCCCGGTGGGAGGTTCGTTGCGAATGTCCAGAGGCCAGAGGGAGGCCGATTCGCCGCGCAGCCGCTCGATGGCGCGCGCCACCCGGCGCCCCAGGGTCGGATCGGCCGTCTCGAGCGCACTCAGGAGTGCGGAGTCGCTGAAGACGCACACCGTTCCTTTCTGGAGACCCGCGCGACGGACCCCCTGGATCAGGACCTCCATGCTCCGGATTGCCCGCGCCGAGTTCGACCACTCAGCCGCCAGATGCGCGATCTTCGACTCCTTCGGCGCGCTGGTGACCGACGCCTTCGGAGCCGAACGGGTTGGAAGATTGTCTTGGATCGACAACATCGCACGGATCGCCTCCTGATCGAGAGACTCGATGCGGACCGCGTCCGGCTTGGGTGTGACAGTGAGTGCGGGCGCGGCCTGAGCGTCCGGCATGGGCGTGAGAGCGAGCGCGGGCCCGGCGTGAGCGTGCGGCTTGTGCGCAGCCGCGCGTGGGGACGCGGCATCAGCACCGTCGGCGCCAGCGCGTCCATTCTCACTGCCCGGCTTGATCGCGACCATCACCTCCTGCGAATCACTCGCCTCGATCGCGTCGAGCCGCGACTCGAGTTCGGAGAGCAGGTGGTCGATCAACTGGGGCTGCTGCTCCAGGATCGCCGCAGCCCTTCGAAGCATGGTCGCCACGCGCGTCGAAAGAGTCTCCCACTCCACTGGCATGCGTGAAGAGTAGGTCAGGGGTCGACTCGCGCGGGGCGGGATTCACCGCCGTTTCGAGGCATCAATTCGGCATGCGACTTCGCCCGATCACGCAAAACCGGGGTCGATCTTGCGCGCCTCAGCAAAGCCGCGTGCCCGCAGGAGACATGCATCACAGTGCCCGCAGGCGACGACTCCGAGCCGAGCGCCAGGAGTCGGCTTCGGGTCATAGCAACTGAAGGTGAGGCCGAAGTCGACCCCAAGCTCCAACCCGCGTCGAACGACATCGCCCTTGGTCATTGCAAGGAGTGGCGCGTGAATGCGAAGCCACGGCTCGCCGCGCGCGGCGGCGTCGACTCCCTCGCGGGTGGCCAGATTCGCCAGTGTCCGGAAGGCCTCGATGAACTCCGGTCGGCAATCGGGATACCCCGAGTAGTCAATCGCATTGACGCCGATTCCGAGATTCCGCGCTCCGCACACCTCGGCCAGCGCGAGGGCATGGGCGAGGAAGATGGTGTTTCGCGCCGGCACATAGGTGATGGGAACCTCCTCGGCTGAACCGAGACGGTCCTTTGGAACCGGAATGTCCGATGTCAGCGCAGAACCACCAAAGGCGCGGAGGTCAATGCACGCGATCCGATGCTCCTCGGCGCCGAGCGCCTCCGCGACCAGCCGGGCCGCGTGAAGCTCCGCACGATGTCGCTGCCCATAATCGAAGGAGAGCGCCACGCATCCGAAGCCGCGATGCCGCATCTCCGCCAGCACCACTGCGGAGTCCATGCCGCCAGAGAGAAGCACCACCGCCCGCTCGGCCATGACGGTCAAGTTACAGGCGAGCCATCGAACCCGGCGAGCCGGTGACTACACTTGGGGGTCGTGACGGGCATTCTCCGTGCAACCCTTCTCCAGAGCCTGCTTCTCGCGGCGGCGATGGTGTTGGTCCTGCCGGTCTCGCACCTTGTCGACACGGGACGCAGCTCAATCGCGACAGAGTGTGCGAAGAGCGGCGATCGCGACCACTCCTTGATCGACGATGAACCCACCTGCTGCGGCGAGGGGTGCACTTGCGCTCCGGGCTCCTGCCTCTGCGCTGTCCGTGCACCGCAGCGAGGCAGTGAGGATCCCGCCCCGCCCACACCGGCGGCTCCGCGCGGTTCACGACTTGACCTGCCGGCACCGGCGACCACTTCGGTGTCGTCGATCGCGGCCATTGCGACCGCGCCTCTCCTCGCATGCGGCGCTTGTTGGAACGACGCCGTGGCGCGAGCTGGCGGCGGCCGAGCCATTCTTCTTCAGAGCGGCATCCTGAGAACCTAGCGGTGCACCCCGCGCCATCGGTGCGCGCCCGCTGCGCCCGATGACGACCTCGCGACCCGGCGGTCGTGAGGGGGCCGTCTCCTTTCCACACCCGGTTCCCCCGCCGCGGTGCCACTTCGCAGGCACCAAGGCACTGCTCGAAAGTTCAGTTCATGCTCACTCATCGCTTCACGCGCCGCGCTGGCGTTCCTGTCTGCTGCCGCGCGGTCACTGCGTTCCTGATCGCCGCATCCAGTCTTGCCATTGTCGGCTGCGCAAGTCCGCAAGCATCTTCGGGCGCCTCAGCAGAGCAGGCGTCCGGTTCCGCACTCGCGTACGCGTCTCACGAGCCCGTCGCAGAGTCACACGCGGCCATTGCCGTCGCCGGACTCGCATGTCCCAAGTGCGCCTCGAATGTCGATGTTCAACTCCAGCGCATTCCCGGTGTTCATGTGGAGAACATCGACATGAGGCATGGTCGCGTAATGGTGCGCTTCGACCGCACGCCGCACCCCTCGCCCGCGCAACTCGGACGCGCCGTTGAAGCAGCGGGACTCACCTTCCTTGGCGTGGGACCAGCCGCCGCTCTTCCGCCGAACATGCCAGTCATCGAGCCGCTTCCGATGACCCCCTCGCCGCGAGGAGCGTGACCCATGACTCGAACGCCATTCATCGGAGTGGCCGTCGTGGCCGCCGCGCTTGTGCACCAGGCCGACGCGCAGGAGGCCATCAACGCCCCTGCCGCGACGCTTCCATCGCCCGGCGCGCTCGTCACACGATTCCAATTCCGCGCGTATGACTTCAAGCGCAACGAGTCACCCCCCGGCCAGGCGGGATGGCTGCTCGAGTATCGCTTCATGGCGGCGTACGGCATTCTCCCGGAACTCGCGGTCGAGGCGACCCTGCCCTTCTTCCAACGCGAGATGAATTCCGACGAGCGCGTCGGCGCCGATTCGTTGGCGGACTCGATCCGTCCTTCATATGACGACCACGCGATCGGACTCGGCGATCTCGACCTCGGCCTCAAGCTGCGCGTCTGGCGCGCGGACCTCGGGCCGGTCGACACGATGCGCCTGGCGCTCCTCGTCGGTCTTGAGATTCCCACTGGAACCAATGGCTTTGGCAGCAGCTCCGTCGATCCCTATGTCGGCGCAGCGTTCACCGGGATCTTCGGTCGTCACGGGCTCGGCG is a window of Phycisphaeraceae bacterium DNA encoding:
- a CDS encoding phosphoribosylglycinamide formyltransferase 2, translating into MKGKRATSRRSGGASRGDRVRGRAAHPSTTTSALPRTLLLLGSGELGKEFAISAKRLGCRVIAVDRYAGAPAMQVADASEVVDMLDGAEIRRVVATHAPDFVVPEIEAIRTEALLDLERRGVAVVPSAMAAHLTMNRDAIREVAARELRLPTARYGYATSAEELESIILGSDGPGDGRMPGRARRAAGAVASARVPPGQTRRTARGHGPIGLPCVIKPVMSSSGKGQSVVRRASEIDAAWRYAIEGMRGDKAVVIAEEFIDFDYEITLLTIKQRRGRTLFVRPIGHRQERGDYQESWMPCPMPPRLVRAAERMAKRITDRIAGPQGAGLFGVEFFVAGDRVIFSELSPRPHDTGMVTLASQDLSEFDLHLRAILGLPIPRIAYGPPTASAVILATLDSVPGASADGAKLSRRSLRGRRAGSATESSATPRYHGVEKALALPGVEVRLFGKPIARRFRRMGVVLARGRTAEAARRLATRAAGMIRVKGS
- the queC gene encoding 7-cyano-7-deazaguanine synthase QueC, which translates into the protein MAERAVVLLSGGMDSAVVLAEMRHRGFGCVALSFDYGQRHRAELHAARLVAEALGAEEHRIACIDLRAFGGSALTSDIPVPKDRLGSAEEVPITYVPARNTIFLAHALALAEVCGARNLGIGVNAIDYSGYPDCRPEFIEAFRTLANLATREGVDAAARGEPWLRIHAPLLAMTKGDVVRRGLELGVDFGLTFSCYDPKPTPGARLGVVACGHCDACLLRARGFAEARKIDPGFA
- a CDS encoding heavy-metal-associated domain-containing protein; translation: MLTHRFTRRAGVPVCCRAVTAFLIAASSLAIVGCASPQASSGASAEQASGSALAYASHEPVAESHAAIAVAGLACPKCASNVDVQLQRIPGVHVENIDMRHGRVMVRFDRTPHPSPAQLGRAVEAAGLTFLGVGPAAALPPNMPVIEPLPMTPSPRGA
- a CDS encoding transporter, yielding MTRTPFIGVAVVAAALVHQADAQEAINAPAATLPSPGALVTRFQFRAYDFKRNESPPGQAGWLLEYRFMAAYGILPELAVEATLPFFQREMNSDERVGADSLADSIRPSYDDHAIGLGDLDLGLKLRVWRADLGPVDTMRLALLVGLEIPTGTNGFGSSSVDPYVGAAFTGIFGRHGLGAAVKWTFNTGEAFDPLLAGETRADLLELDLSYLFRVYPEEYGELHEAAWYAVGEINTTYETNADWQIFLSPGLLIEAPRWAFELGVQIPVYQRVSDRPEMRIGIVAGLRLLF